One bacterium genomic window, GCATTGACGCGAACCTGAGGTCCCAACTCGGCGGCCAGCTGCCGGGTCAGGTGGAGCAGCGCCGCCTTGGTGATGTCATAGACGCCGAGGATCGGGCTCGTTGCCAAGCCACCGACGCTCGCGATGTTGATCACGGCTCCGCCGTGTTCCTTCATCGCACGGTTCCACGCTCGTTGTGTCCAGAAGAGCGGGGCGGTGAGGTTCACCTCTAGGGTCTTCTGCCAGCGCGGCAGGTCCACGTCGATGGTCGGTCCGGCGTAGGGGTTGGTCGCAGCGTTGTTGACGAGGATGTCGAGCCCGCCGAGCCGATCGAGGGTGGCGCTGATGACTCGTTCCGCGTCCTCGCTCTTCCCGATATGGCCCGCTTCGAAATGCGCACCCTCGCCGATCTCCGCAGCCGCCTCTTCGCAGGTCTGGGCTTTGCGGGAGGTGATCATCACCTGGGCACCCGCCTCCACGAAGGTCTTGGCGATGCCTTTGCCGATCCCACGCGAGCCACCGGTGATGAGTGCAATCTTGCCGTCCAGCCGTAGATCCATTCTGTGTTCTCCTCGGGCTCGAAAAATGGCACGGTCTATGTCATCTTTCAAGGACCGCTTCGCCCAGGGAGAATCAAGATGTCGATGAACGTCCAGCCGATCCCCACGCTTTCGGATCGCATCAACCAGGTGCGCATGCTCACGGCCGAAATCGTGAATCGGGAGATCCTGCCGAACGAACACATGTTGTGGCGATGGGATCGGGAGGGCTTCGAAAAAAGCGATCGCGAGAAAGCCCGCACGATGCGCCACGAGATCCAGACGAAGGTGAAGCAGGCGGGCCTCTGGGCACCCCATCTGCCCGAAGAGTACGGCGGATGCGGACTCAGCTTCCTCGAACACGCCTACATGAACGAAATCCTGGCCTACAGCCCCGGTGCGGCATCGCTCTTCGGCGTGGTGGCACCCAACTCGGGCAACCAGAAGATCCTGCTCAAGTACGGGACGGAGGAGCAGCGACAGAAATGGCTCGTCCCGTTGACCGAGGGCAAGCTCGAAAGCGGCTTCTCGATGACCGAGCCGGACAACGCTGGCTCCGATCCCCGGTCGATCAAGACGACAGCTCGCAAAGAAGGCGACCAGTGGGTCATCAACGGCCACAAGTGGTTCACCTCGAACGGCAAGCGTGCTGACTTCCTGATCGTGATGTGCCGGACCGACGATCCGAATGCAGCCGGCGACAAGAACGCCAAGATGACGCAGATCATCGTTCCGATGGATACGCCGGGCGTGAATGTCATTCGGGGCGTCGAGGTCTGGGGCCGAAAGAGCGATCACTGCGAAATCATCTACGACGATGTGCGCGTGCCCGCGGAGAATCAGTTGGGCCAGACCGGCTCGGGCCACGCGGCCGCCCAGGATCGTCTAGGAGCGGGCCGTGTCTACCACTGCATGAACTCAGTGGGCTCGATGTGGCGCGCGTTCGACCTGATGGTCGAGCGCGCCATGGTGCGGGAAGTCCACGGAGGGCTTCTCGAAACCAAGCAGTTCGTTCAGGGCTGGATCGCCGAATCCTTCATCGATATCCAGGCAGCTCGCCTGATGACGATCAACTGTGCCGAGAAGATGGACGGCGGCACGGATGCCAGGACCGACATTTCGGCTCTCAAGATCTTCGTGCCGCATGTCTTCAGCAAGGTCGCGGATCGCGCCATCCAGGTCTGGGGCGCGGCAGGCGTCTCCGGCGATCTGCCCCTGGCGGCCATGTACCAGGGTGCGCGAACGTTGCGGCTGGCC contains:
- a CDS encoding SDR family oxidoreductase, which codes for MDLRLDGKIALITGGSRGIGKGIAKTFVEAGAQVMITSRKAQTCEEAAAEIGEGAHFEAGHIGKSEDAERVISATLDRLGGLDILVNNAATNPYAGPTIDVDLPRWQKTLEVNLTAPLFWTQRAWNRAMKEHGGAVINIASVGGLATSPILGVYDITKAALLHLTRQLAAELGPQVRVNAIAPGLIKTDFARVLWEGDRGDKVAQAYPAKRLGEPEDVAAAALFFANDAASGWITGHTMVLDGGGLIGFERAG
- a CDS encoding acyl-CoA dehydrogenase; amino-acid sequence: MNVQPIPTLSDRINQVRMLTAEIVNREILPNEHMLWRWDREGFEKSDREKARTMRHEIQTKVKQAGLWAPHLPEEYGGCGLSFLEHAYMNEILAYSPGAASLFGVVAPNSGNQKILLKYGTEEQRQKWLVPLTEGKLESGFSMTEPDNAGSDPRSIKTTARKEGDQWVINGHKWFTSNGKRADFLIVMCRTDDPNAAGDKNAKMTQIIVPMDTPGVNVIRGVEVWGRKSDHCEIIYDDVRVPAENQLGQTGSGHAAAQDRLGAGRVYHCMNSVGSMWRAFDLMVERAMVREVHGGLLETKQFVQGWIAESFIDIQAARLMTINCAEKMDGGTDARTDISALKIFVPHVFSKVADRAIQVWGAAGVSGDLPLAAMYQGARTLRLADGPDEVHKILIAKNVLKQYHSGESWDFGN